The Corynebacterium minutissimum genome includes the window GGTTGGGCCTGTACACCCAGCGCAATCAGAACTTAGGCGGCGAGATGACCTCCAAGCTTAGTAACGCCGAGCTGCAGGACGAATACTTCATGATGCGTGTGCGCTTTGATGGCGGCTGCGCCGACCCTGCCAAGTTGCGCGCGGTGGGTGAGATTTCGCGCGACTATGCGCGCTCTACCGCGGACTTTACGGACCGTCAAAACATCCAGTTGCATTGGATTCAGATTGAAGATGTTCCCGCCATCTGGGAGAAACTGCGCTCCGTCGGCCTCGATACCCTGCTGGGCTGCGGCGACGTGCCTCGTGTCATTCTCGGATCTCCCGTTGCTGGTGTGGCAGCGGATGAGATTATCGATGCCACCCCGGCCATCGAAGAGATTAAGAACGACTACTTGCTGCGCGATGAGTTCCATAACCTGCCGCGCAAGTTCAAGAGCGCAATCTCCGGCAACGCCCGCCAGGACGTGACCCATGAGATTCAGGATGTTGCCTTCGTAGGCACAACTCATCCCGAGTACGGTCCTGGCTTCGACTGCTTTGTGGGCGGCGGCCTGTCCACCAACCCGATGCTGTCCCAATCCCTCGGTGCGTGGATTCCGCTCGAGCGGGTGCCGGAGGTCTGGGCCGGTGTGGCTCGCATCTTCCGAGACTACGGCTTCCGCCGAAACCGTAACCGAGCGCGCTTGAAGTTCCTCGTAGCGCAGTGGGGCGTTGAGAAGTTCCGTCAAGTACTCGAAGAGGAGTACTTGGACGAGCCGCTTCTCGACGGCCTCCCGCTCCCCGTCGCACCCGGCAACCGGGACCACGTCGGCGTGCATCGCCAGCAGGACGGCAATTTCTATGTTGGCGTGAAGCCCACCGTGGGGCACGCCACGGGCGAGCAGCTCATTGCCATCGCTGACGTAGCGGAGAAATTTGGCATTACCCGCATTCGCACAACCCCGATGAAGGAGCTGCTCTTCCTCGACGTGGAGGAAAAGGACATTCCGGAGCTCTCTCGTGCGCTTGATGAGACGGGGCTGTACTCCCAGCCCTCGGAGTTCCGTCGCGGCGTCATCTCCTGCACCGGCCTGGAGTTCTGCAAGCTCGCGCACGTGACCACGAAGGCCCGCGCCATTGAGCTCGTGGACATCTTGGAGG containing:
- a CDS encoding nitrite/sulfite reductase, with product MTTATQRPTRTKKPEGQWKIDGTSPLNADEEIKQADDALAVRQRVIDIYSKQGFSSIPPEDLAPRFKWLGLYTQRNQNLGGEMTSKLSNAELQDEYFMMRVRFDGGCADPAKLRAVGEISRDYARSTADFTDRQNIQLHWIQIEDVPAIWEKLRSVGLDTLLGCGDVPRVILGSPVAGVAADEIIDATPAIEEIKNDYLLRDEFHNLPRKFKSAISGNARQDVTHEIQDVAFVGTTHPEYGPGFDCFVGGGLSTNPMLSQSLGAWIPLERVPEVWAGVARIFRDYGFRRNRNRARLKFLVAQWGVEKFRQVLEEEYLDEPLLDGLPLPVAPGNRDHVGVHRQQDGNFYVGVKPTVGHATGEQLIAIADVAEKFGITRIRTTPMKELLFLDVEEKDIPELSRALDETGLYSQPSEFRRGVISCTGLEFCKLAHVTTKARAIELVDILEDTLGDLDVPLSIALNGCPNACARSQVADIGLKGQIVTDADGNRVEGFQVHLGGALGLSPDWGRKLRGHKVVADEVPEYVIRLVNKYKEQRDDGEEFRHWVLRADEEDLQ